The genomic segment ctctcatGAGTAGGAGGCCCCCAGTCGTACGAGATGCCTATGCAGTACGCCACCTTATCGAGGGCAACAGCCCGCCCGAGCAGTCTCCATCTGTCCCGCTCCAAGAGTATCAGCAACTCCAACCCCGACCTGGCCAGCACGCCAGTTTCACCCGATGAAGAGGTGCAAAGGATCATTGGCAACAAGGTCAGTTGACTTTGGAAATGTGTGGAATGTATTACAGCTATATACAGCAGTTACTGCAGTTAGTGTGTACGCACCAATTTATTGGATCTAACTTGTATTCAAATCAGTTGTTGAATTTGTGAAAGTAATGGAGATCGATGTTGCTTGTTATGGGGATTGggattcattttcttccttaTCACATAAAGAAGAGACAGTTGCCCAAATTTTATGTTATAACGCTTTACAGTAGTCCTTGTTTATCCAATATCAATCTATTATGTTGTTGTAATGAACCCGCTGCCCTGCCTTGTTTCATCTCTTGACTGAAAATTGTGCCAACAGCTAATGATGCTGCTGAGGTCAAAGATGCAATTATGCTTTGTTCCGCTGTCCCTTGTGATTCGTACAAAACTCCCCGCCCTTCCTTTATTCTCCCCCCACTGCTGCTGTAGCTTCACTTTTCACATCCCTTAATTTCGTTTCCTCCCCAAAAATTTCGCTCCCAAGTAATCTCCTGTATGGTAATTATCTTCCCTTTACTCACTGTGCCCTTGGCTCCTCCCGCTCtatgtctgcttgtgtgtgtgtgtgtgtgtgtgtgtgtgtgtgtgtgtgtgtgtgtgtgtgtgtgtgtgtgtgtgtgtgtgtgtgtgtgtgtgtgtgtgtgtgtgtgtgtgtgtgtgtgtgtgtgtgtgtgtgtgtgtgtgtgtgtgttttgtgtgtgtgtttccggtGGCTTATGGCAGGGCATTGACCGCTCCCACTCCTGGGTAAACTCTGCTTATGCCCCTGGGGGCTCCAGATCTGTGCTACGTCGGAACCCCAACTCCAGCTGTGAGCTCAAGCAGGTGCCAaatccctcttcctcctcctctacctcctcacCTTCATCAGCTCCACCTCTATCCCGAACCTTCTCTGATTAACTCTTGGTGCATCTTGGTCTGCCTGTCACTCTGCGAGCCATATCCAACCTCCAACCTTTTTATGACACGTTGTTCGTCCGTCGTTTGCCATTCATCTTCTCACCGCCGCTTAACAGaacatctgttttgtttaaaatgacacaatcaTTTGCCCGGGGCTCTGCAGATTTCGCAGAGAGTTCTCTCGCCACCCGTCCTtttccattcatccattttcaCGTCACTTTGTCCTCCATGTCTTGTGTGTTCACCTCACCATCACTCCGTGTCAGGCAAACGACCGCGGCTGCAATCGCATGTCTGCCTATCTGGACAGCGTGGCCTTGTTTTCAGTTCCCACAAGGCAGATTATCAAGAAGGTAAAACTGGCATCTACTATAACAAACCGTAAAAACTGGTCATCTTAATGAACTAACATGTTTCAGTGTCCTAACATTCATCAGTTTTCAATATCATCAACATAATCAACATTCTTAACATCATAACATTTGTGTCAATGAGTAGTTTAACACTGAATTTCTTGATACCCTTACACTGAATAGATTGTAATGTGTTATAATGTGTTAAATTGATTTTTACTATCAGTTCTTAAACTtattttaattcagtttgtATCTTGGGCCTCAATAACTATCAAAGAACTGCACAATGATCTTTACAAACCTCAATTGCGGATCACAGCTTTCACcctgcaacaacaaacacaattttaatCTTAATAGCTCATATAGACATTGTTTCCTCGTATTACCTAAAACTCGGTCGGTGTTGGTTCCTGTCTAGCTGCTCCACGAGGAGCTGGCGTTGCAGTGGGTGGTCAGCACCAGCACAGTGAGGGAAGCGGCGCTGCAGCAGGCCTGGTTTTTCTTCCAGCTTATGGTCAGTATACCACACACTCTCAACAGTCAAAATTCTACATATCACACAAAATCCAAAGCAACTACCATTATCATTGCAGCAAATGCAACATTTTCCTGTGTGACcaccaaccttttttttgttggatccTCTCCTGCAGACAAAGAGCATGACCCATCACTTATTCCTGACCTCGAAACTGGACATTCCCAGGCGTCAGCGTTTCCCTGACCGCTTCGTGGATGATATTGCTGCACTTGTGTGTGCCATCAGCGCAGACATTGCCAGCCGACACCAGAAGGTGCGCAGCCCACAAGACTGGCAGGagttgatttgttttgtattggCCAATAAAAGAtgactgtgtttttaaatgtttctcaaaAACAAAGTTGCCTGACCTTTTCCTCAATGCTTGACCCGTATTACAATAGTAGTACTAAAGTCAgtgatttcctttttgtctgattatatttctgtcacatgaacgcctcatcctctctctcagGATGTGGAACTTGTGGAGAGGTTAAACAGCAGTCTGGCCTTCTTCCTGAATGACCTGCTGTCTCTGGTGGACCGGGGCTTTGTGTTCAACCTCATCCGTTCCTACCACAAACAGGTGCCCTAATATTCCTCTCCATGTTTTCCTGTAACATCAAATGCTTTAAATCCCAGTGTGAATCCCACACGTATTTCAAAACCACTTTTCGCAGACTCAAAACAAACTTGTGTGCTCTGCAGATTGCCAACAAGCTCCACACGGCGCAAAACCCCAGCTCTCTGAACGCACTGAGGATGGACTTCACTCGCATCGTCTGCAGCCACGAGCACTACGTCGTCCTCAACCTGCCGTGCTCAACTCTCAGCCCTCcggcctccccctccccctcaacttcctccaccacctcacAGGTGAAAACCCCCCACAAATTCATCTTTGAAGCTGTGTTAATGaactttattttcatgtgtcaTATCATAGGGAGGATATacctgttgttttctttcctgctgtTTCTTTTGGTTATTTAGGGAAAGATCATCTGGCAAggcacaaaaatgtaattttactgACTTTATTCCAATCTTCTGTTACCCCCCTGTTATTCTTTCATCCCTCCGCTCTCCATCTGTAGAGTTCAGCATTTTCCAGTATGGTGCAAGACCAAGGTGTGGCCACCATGTTTGAGCTCTCCGTCCCTTTCCGCCAGCAGCACTTCCTGTCTGGCTTGCTGCTTAGTGAACTCTCTCTAATCCTCGACCCGGAAGGAGAAGGGTGCGTTGTTATTGGCTTATATCCCCCTAGGGATCGTCAGACATGACCTCTGTAATACTGTTTAGCAGAAAGTTGAAGTGCACAGGCCAAAAGCACactgatatatttttcttttttcccccgcagGGTATTCTTCCTCCACAAAAAGGCCATTTGCGCCATTCACTCCCTGCTCTGCAGCCACGATGCAGACTCTCGCTACAGTGACCCTCAGGTCCGAGCCCACATAGCTCAACTCTACTTGCCCCTCCTCCCCATCGTCATGGAGACGTTACATCAGCTCCACGACTTCTTAGGTATGATAGTCCACTAACATTTACTATCCACCTCCTCGAGAtcctctgtgttttatttccaaCATTATTGCACCTGAGAGAACTTTTCATTACTTCTTTGTAGACTCTTCGCCTGCTCGGGCCCGCCATGCCTCAGCCCACGCTGATGATGCTGACCCAGACGGTAGCAACACTATCAGTCagtctgttgccatggcgattgCCGGCTCCCCTTTGCCGCATGCCAAAGCCAACGCATTTGCGCTTCCCACAGTGGTGAGTGATAGCGGCAGGGGTCAGGCTGTTTCCCCCCCTGGGCCCTACAGATTGACAGGTTGCAGATCCGCCTCTGTGTGGGAGACTGCTGCCGCGGTTTGACAGACGGCCGCTCTCGCCTTTCTGTAACTCCACACCAACGCTCATTCAAAGACTATTTGCAttcttcctgtgtttttcttatttcctcaaGTACAACTGCTAATCTCAGCCTGTAGGTGGCCCTCTGTTCATTTTCTCAACAACAGCCATTAATCAGTCTTGAAGACTGGCACTGAGTTCGTATGTTTGTCTTTATAAGGCCGGGCGTCAGTCCAGCTCGCTGTCCGCCGAGTGTAGCAGGACTTTGCTGGTGTGTTTCCTGTGGGTACTGAAGAATGCCGATGCAGCTCTCCTGGAGCGCTGGGTTTCTGATTTGTCTGTGTTGCAAATCAACCGCCTGCTGGATTTGCtgcatctctgtctgtcctgctTTGAATACAAGGTACTGCCACTACTGTGTATATGTCATCACTGATATTTAATGGACTTGTGAGTACATCTTCACGAATTTGTCAGGTCttgtttcaaaaacatttacagtctCTGATTATCAGTACTCCTTTACAGTTCACTGGACATTTTCGATGACTTGGCATTTGCTTTAATTATCCCTAACCTGTAATGTTTGATAATCACTGTAGGGAAAGAAGTCTCTGGAGAGGATCAACAGCctaacatttaaaaagtcaCAGGACATGAAGGCCCGACTGGAAGAGGCCATACTGGGCACCATCGGGGCTCGTCAGGAGATGGTCCGCCGCTGCAGAGGTATGTTGTATGAGAgcatatcagtgtgtgtgtcagtagctCAGTCTTTGTTCGAGGTGTTTACTCATCTGTGTTCATGGAAATTTCATCGGTTTACTCTTCCAGAAAGAAGTCCCTATGGCAGCCAAGAGAACGTTAGGTGGAGGAAGAACGTCACTCActggagacaaaacacagacagagtcgATAAGTATGTAATTAACATTAGTTGCATTAGTTATATAGGATACTCAGAATCTCAGAcctgaagaaaaataacaaagaacTGGTTAAAACCAGTGCTAAGATGCGATATTTGTAAAATACCATATATTACAGGACTAAAGCTGAGGTGGAGCAGGAGTCCGTGGTGGATGGAAACTTGGCTACTGAGGCCTCTCTGATCGTTCTGGACACACTGGAGATCGTAGTGAAGGTAAAAcgctggaagaaaaaacatcagtgtgcaaaatgaaaagtcaCTTGACAAAGTGTTCGCCCCctgtaatgtgtttattttttctactcTGTCCTCTTTCAGACTGTGGTGGCATCAGAGCTGAAGGAAAGTGTTCTAGGTGGGGTGTTGAGAGTGCTGCTCCACAGCATGGCAGGCAACCAGAGCGCCCTCTTCCTGCAGCACTGCTTCATTACACAGAGGGCTCTGGTTTTCAAGGCAAGTACAGTTTGAAATGAGTGTCTCCATTAAAGTTTCCTCTTGTGTTATTACCCTTTTTAAACATTGtgcaaaaaatacaataaagggtacttaaaatatatttgtaaagaGTATACAATGTGAGACACAGTGTTTTTGTAAGTAGTTCCCAGAGATGCTGTTTGAAGAAGACACCGAGCTTTGTGCGGACCTGTGCCTGCGTCTCCTTCGTCACTGCAGCAGTAGCGTCGGCTCAGTCAGAAGTCATGCCTCCGCCTCGCTTTACCTGCTCATGAGGCAAAACTTTGAGATCGGAAATGTGAGTTTAGACATTGTTTTGAATTACAAATGCTTCTGGCATTGATAGGGACATTCCATAACAATGATGGatcaacagaacacacacatgatgttTATAGCGTGGATAGAATTGGCCACAATCTGTCCCGTTTCTCTCCTTTGCACCAGAACTTTGCACGGGTGAAGATGCAGGTCACCATGTCTCTGTCTTCCCTGGTGGGAACATCGCAGAACTTCAATGAAGAGCATCTTCGCCGGTCACTCAAGACTATCCTAACATACGCCGAAGAGGACTTGGAGCTGCGTGACACGCCCTTCCCAGAGCAGGTACGCAACAGCCATCACGCTGCCTGCACATCGTCCAGGTGTGGAACTGCCAGGTTCTACTAATGTGCTGTGTTCCACTTTTGAAACCGCAGGTCCAGGATCTGGTGTTCAACCTGCACATGATTCTTACCGACACTGTGAAGATGAAAGAGCATCAGCAGGATCCAGAGATGCTCATTGACTTAATGTACAGGTACGGGGACGCCCCAGACtggcatattaaaaaaaaaaatgataaagattCATGACTGAAACCTAACCTTTCATTTTGAACTTCAGGATCGCTAAGGGCTACCAGAACTCACCGGACCTGCGTCTCACGTGGCTCCAGAACATGGCAGGGAAACACTCTGAGAGAGGTAACCATGCCGAGGCCGCCCACTGTCTGGTCCACAGCGCCGCACTGGTGGCAGAATATCTCAACATGCTGGAGGATTGTCGCTACCTGCCAATTGGTTGTGTCACATTTCAGGTCAGTGCCTGCATGTTTAATTTGGTGACTCATGTTACTATAAACTACACTTGTGGGCTGCAGTTTGGCAGAATGAGATGAGGTTGTCCCAAATCTGTGGCACCGAGACTCAAGTCTGCGATCGTTCGAAAGAAGCACATACAAAGGTTGTTCTGATTATTCTGATTCCTCCGTTTTTCCACTCAGAACATTTCGTCCAACGTGCTGGAGGAGTCGGCAGTATCTGACGACGTCCTGtctccagaggaggaggggatctGCGCTGGCAAGTACTTCAGCGAGTCTGGCCTGGTGGGCCTCCTGGAGCAGGCAGCTGCGTCTTTTAACATGGTACGACTCACATTCTCCAACCGCACGCTCACAGGCTGCATGTTAACACGGCGCAAAGTTACAGCATTACTGTGGCTGAGGGAGTGTTGTGTGATCGAGTGGTATGTGTCGAACTGGCCTTCCATTGTGCTGTGAACCCCAGGCAGCCATGTACGAGGCCATAAATGAAGTGTACAAGATTCTGCTGCCCATCCACGAAGCCAACAGGGACTTCAAAAAGCTGGCAACTGTCCACGGAAAGCTGCAGGACGCCTTCAACAAAGTCTACAACCAAGTGAGTTAACGGCGTGATCTTAAAACCAGCAGCAATTATCTGCGCTGTTAAAAAATAACCTTTATCCTAATTCCTTTCTCGTGTGCTTCTCTTCCAGAGTTCAGGATGGGAGGTAACGCACTCATTTGTCAAATTTACtatgtttactgtaaaagtGTATCCAGCgattccttttattttgtatttacaatgttttctttcctccccgCTGCCTGTTCTCTTCTGCCCTCCTGTGTGAATGACATATCCCTGGTGAGTGAATCAAAACTTTCTTGAGTTGAACCGCTGTTAcaaaactttccttttttccacccTACTACTGAGAATCAACAGcctaaatacagtatatatttttcttttcctacaaAATGTGTTCTTTTGTTGCTAAACCATTTTAACAGAGTaaaatctcagaaaaaaaatctatgaagTCCACAACCTTAAAAGACAAGTTATCACAAGCTgttcatctgcattattttttttgtcctgttctTCTGTTAACACATGAGTTGTGTCACCATTTTGCCCCTGCACTCTTTACTAATCTCACCTTTTCATCCCTTTTTCAGTGTTCAGAGAATGTTCGGTACCTACTTCCGTGTTGGTTTCTACGGCTGCCGTTTCGGAGACCTGGACGAGCAAGAGTTTGTGTACAAAGAGCCATCAATCACCAAATTAGCCGAGATCTCCCACAGACTCGAGGCACGTGAACGCGTCTCGATGCCAACAAATGGTTTAATGAGTGATTTATGAGAAGCGCACGTTTGAAGATGATCTGTTTTTTCTGCTCAGGAGTTTTACTCTGAGAAGTTCGGGGATGAGGTGGTTGAAATTATCAAGGACTCCAGCCCGGTTGACAGAACCAAACTGGATCCCAACAAGGTAACTTCATACAAATATATGTGACTCAATAACAATTTAACTGTACAAATCTTTCAACAGGCATAACTACGTACTGACATGTCTGCATTTGTTTAAGGCCTACCTCCAGATCACCTACGTCGAGCCGTACTTTGACACATACGAGCTGAAGGAAAGAATCACCTACTTTGACAAGAACTACAACCTGCGTACCTTCATGTACTGTACGCCCTTCACCCTGGACGGCCGAGCCCACGGTGACCTGCACGATCAGTACAAGCGCAAAACCACTCTGACGACGTCTCATGCCTTCCCTTACATCAAGACTCGCATCAATGTTATGCacaaggaggaggtgggtgttgtgttggtttttttgttggtcagtTACCATAACAAATGTAGGAGGTCAAGAAGATACgactttctgttttgttctccaGATCATTCTCGTCCCCATGGAGGTGGCGATTGAGGACATGCAGAAAAAGACTCAGGAGCTCGCCTTTGCAACAAACCAAGACCCTCCGGACtccaaaatgctgcagatgGTGTTGCAGGGCTCTGTGGGAACCACAGTCAACCAGGTgtctgttttaatgtgtttatatcctttaaacaaacacagggtGGACACCTATACTTCCTCCCCCTCGCTGGAATATTAACCCCATCAGAAGGGGGTGAAAGTCTGGATCAGTGTTTTGAGTAGTGACTGACATTCCTGAGCAGATGTGTAACAGGTTCTCTCCCCTGCAGGGCCCCCTTGAGGTGGCGCAGGTCTTTCTTTCTGACATTCCCAATGACCCAAAGCTGTTCCGACATCACAACAAACTGCGCCTCTGCTTTAAAGACTTCACCAAGAGGTGACGACACACGCCACAGCCCAGACGCCGACTGCCATGTgactaataaaaacaaatccccCAACCGCTCggtgtctcctcttctctttgtcgtGCAGGTGTGAGGATGCCCTGAGGAAGAATAAAGCCCTGATTGGCCCAGATCAGAAGGAGTACCAcagggagctggagaggaaCTACAATAAGCTGAAAGAAGCTCTGGGTCCTCTCATCAACCGCAAGATCCCCCAGCTATACAGAACCCTGCCAGCTCAGACTACGCAAACACAACGGtaacatgagacacacacacacacacacgcctacgcacagagacacacaaaatgAGCTCATGCTGCTTCTCAAAGGCCATCAAAccaacacaaaagaaacattaaacCGAACGTCATTTCCCTTCAAGTCATAGATTCATACAATCTGCGGCTCATCGTTAATGTCTGTCATGTTTCTCAGTCGTTTTTACATTAATTGATTAAAGAAAGTTGGTGCACTTGGAAGTGTTTCATCCTGTTCGACAATGGAAACCatcatcatctgtttttttgttttcgtccGCTTTTGGCACCAGCTCCGTTTGAATCTCAGTGTCTGTGAACCGCTGGTTCCTAATCAGAAACAGTGCCACAGTTGGCTGCACCTGCCACAGCAGTGATTCAATACTAAGAAAGAATAACTTTGATCTTCTGAAAGAATTGAAAGTATTCAAGTTCAGTTGCTTTTTGAGCTCATGAAAATTGACACTGAATCAGATGGACAGACGGTTTGACCTCATTCTTactcttttaaagaaaatacaagaaaaaaatacattattcacTGTAACTCCTTCCCTCCCTGGGTCAAGTAAATTTGGAATTGTCAAATTAttgataaatcaaaaaaatggaTGCTTAAACTCACTGCACCTCAGTTAGTTTTGCAGATTTGCTAACACACTTATGAAAAATCAACCAAACCAAAGCACTTCAAAGTTTATCATCGTCTCGCTTCTGTCTCCTTCAGGAACTCCTACAGTAGGTCCAGTCTCCGGAGGGTCGACTGCTGATGCGCAGGAAactggaaaacaacacagaatAACAAGCTTTGGAAACTAGTACCATCTCCCCCCGtctgtcccccctccccccactgcACTGTGCACCAATTGTCGCACTCACCGTCCTCTTCCTCGTAGATCCCGTAATTTTACCCACCCACCGACCCCGGCCACCCAGTCATGCCATAATCCccccaccaaacacacacagacttgtcaCTTCTCTCCCATCTCCCCACTCTCACACCTCTGTAGGAGAAGACCCCGGCTGTTTATGCAGGGAGGTTATCTGCACTGTAAACATGGTCTTTTTAGAGCAAAGCTCTGACCAAGTCTCCTCACTGACGACCCAAAGTAATCGCTCTGAGCCTGAGCTGGTTTTaacttaagtttttttttttacaggactaGACCTGCCAAACACATTCTGCATCCAAATCTTTAGCGGGTTTGTTCGTGCGTTtatgtgtttctctgtttcttctaGTCTAATTTCCTTTTGcattgtctgttttgtgtcCTGGCCTTATTTAAATTTAGAGATTAagagattcttcttcttcttcttcttcttcttcttccaaactCAGCCTGGTAGCCGTCACTGCCAGACTTATTAAAAAAGTCCCAGGGAGTTTTCTTATGTTATCAACAGACCAAATAACTGACATTCCTCCTTCCTCAAGTCGTCACATTAATCTTCCCATCTCTCGTTATAAGAATTCATTATAGAGAGGAGGTGGGATCATCGTGTCCAGACTCAGGTCTCAGTTTCAGCCTGAGTCCGAGGGGGGGAATTCCTCTAACAGTAGCAAAAGAGGAAAGCAAGAAAAGGCATTTACAGATGTTTAAATGtattggggttttgtttttttaaactgtgaaattctCTTGTAATGCACTGCAGTCACATC from the Scophthalmus maximus strain ysfricsl-2021 chromosome 17, ASM2237912v1, whole genome shotgun sequence genome contains:
- the LOC118289408 gene encoding dedicator of cytokinesis protein 7 isoform X2, encoding MTSTASERRAFAHKINRTVAAEVRKQVSRDYGSPQLSKKRGGAHHPLPLTEVAEPVDFEEYVSSHAPGVEPGPLRQLMEFPQDDLELLQLDKECTTLEPPLPEEEDSLDPRVRDALAVYTDDWLVIQRKYQRYSTTYSPQNSERQRERQRGLVKQTFELDEAAATERQDDQDDAKRRSVSLDETPRGSWASSIFDLKNSSPDALLPSVLERAAAEDMDRRNTEARLQGRHSDLLGLYPPPDEDEAVERCSVPEVPKEHCGQRIMVKCLSLKFEIEIEPIFGTLALYDVKEKKKISENFYFDLNSDQMKGLLKTHTPHTAISTLARSAIFSITYPSADIFLVIKLEKVLQQGDIGECCEPYMVMKESDSTKHKEKLDKLRLQAEQSCSRLGCFRMPFAWTAIHLLNIVSSVGGLDRSDPDSDSERKGHGTWNERKKKGFERMSVGDDMCNFATFRPATLTVTNFFKQEGDRLSDEDLYKYLADMRRPSSVLRRLRPVTAQLKIDISPAPDLPHYCLSPELLHVKPYPDLRVRPTKEVQEFPARYVYTPHTTYRNLLYVYPQTLNFSSRQGSVRNIAVKVQFMAAEDPSQALPVIFGKSSCAEFMNEAYTPVIYHNKSPEFYEEMKMKIPANLTDNHHLLFTFYHISCQPKQNTPLETPVGYTWIPLMQHGRLRTGSFSLPVSVEKPPPSYSVLTPDVQLPGMKWVDNHKGVFNVEVTAASSVHTQDPHLDKFFTLVYVLEEYSFPFRLKDVIITEANMEGELKASMAALRGALLDTCVRFLHQLLNKLIQLIVYPPVIAGQIVNLGRAAFETMALLVNQMHKNLEGIQDQHGRNNLLVSYIHYCFRLPTAEPTISPTGGPQSYEMPMQYATLSRATARPSSLHLSRSKSISNSNPDLASTPVSPDEEVQRIIGNKGIDRSHSWVNSAYAPGGSRSVLRRNPNSSCELKQLLHEELALQWVVSTSTVREAALQQAWFFFQLMTKSMTHHLFLTSKLDIPRRQRFPDRFVDDIAALVCAISADIASRHQKDVELVERLNSSLAFFLNDLLSLVDRGFVFNLIRSYHKQIANKLHTAQNPSSLNALRMDFTRIVCSHEHYVVLNLPCSTLSPPASPSPSTSSTTSQSSAFSSMVQDQGVATMFELSVPFRQQHFLSGLLLSELSLILDPEGEGVFFLHKKAICAIHSLLCSHDADSRYSDPQVRAHIAQLYLPLLPIVMETLHQLHDFLDSSPARARHASAHADDADPDGSNTISQSVAMAIAGSPLPHAKANAFALPTVAGRQSSSLSAECSRTLLVCFLWVLKNADAALLERWVSDLSVLQINRLLDLLHLCLSCFEYKGKKSLERINSLTFKKSQDMKARLEEAILGTIGARQEMVRRCRGMLYESISVCVSVAQSLFEVFTHLCSWKFHRFTLPERSPYGSQENVRWRKNVTHWRQNTDRVDKTKAEVEQESVVDGNLATEASLIVLDTLEIVVKTVVASELKESVLGGVLRVLLHSMAGNQSALFLQHCFITQRALVFKFPEMLFEEDTELCADLCLRLLRHCSSSVGSVRSHASASLYLLMRQNFEIGNNFARVKMQVTMSLSSLVGTSQNFNEEHLRRSLKTILTYAEEDLELRDTPFPEQVQDLVFNLHMILTDTVKMKEHQQDPEMLIDLMYRIAKGYQNSPDLRLTWLQNMAGKHSERGNHAEAAHCLVHSAALVAEYLNMLEDCRYLPIGCVTFQNISSNVLEESAVSDDVLSPEEEGICAGKYFSESGLVGLLEQAAASFNMAAMYEAINEVYKILLPIHEANRDFKKLATVHGKLQDAFNKVYNQSSGWERMFGTYFRVGFYGCRFGDLDEQEFVYKEPSITKLAEISHRLEEFYSEKFGDEVVEIIKDSSPVDRTKLDPNKAYLQITYVEPYFDTYELKERITYFDKNYNLRTFMYCTPFTLDGRAHGDLHDQYKRKTTLTTSHAFPYIKTRINVMHKEEIILVPMEVAIEDMQKKTQELAFATNQDPPDSKMLQMVLQGSVGTTVNQGPLEVAQVFLSDIPNDPKLFRHHNKLRLCFKDFTKRCEDALRKNKALIGPDQKEYHRELERNYNKLKEALGPLINRKIPQLYRTLPAQTTQTQRNSYSRSSLRRVDC
- the LOC118289408 gene encoding dedicator of cytokinesis protein 6 isoform X1, with amino-acid sequence MTSTASERRAFAHKINRTVAAEVRKQVSRDYGSPQLSKKRGGAHHPLPLTEVAEPVDFEEYVSSHAPGVEPGPLRQLMEFPQDDLELLQLDKECTTLEPPLPEEEDSLDPRVRDALAVYTDDWLVIQRKYQRYSTTYSPQNSERQRERQRGLVKQTFELDEAAATERQDDQDDAKRRSVSLDETPRGSWASSIFDLKNSSPDALLPSVLERAAAEDMDRRNTEARLQGRHSDLLGLYPPPDEDEAVERCSVPEVPKEHCGQRIMVKCLSLKFEIEIEPIFGTLALYDVKEKKKISENFYFDLNSDQMKGLLKTHTPHTAISTLARSAIFSITYPSADIFLVIKLEKVLQQGDIGECCEPYMVMKESDSTKHKEKLDKLRLQAEQSCSRLGCFRMPFAWTAIHLLNIVSSVGGLDRSDPDSDSERKGHGTWNERKKKGFERMSVGDDMCNFATFRPATLTVTNFFKQEGDRLSDEDLYKYLADMRRPSSVLRRLRPVTAQLKIDISPAPDLPHYCLSPELLHVKPYPDLRVRPTKEVQEFPARYVYTPHTTYRNLLYVYPQTLNFSSRQGSVRNIAVKVQFMAAEDPSQALPVIFGKSSCAEFMNEAYTPVIYHNKSPEFYEEMKMKIPANLTDNHHLLFTFYHISCQPKQNTPLETPVGYTWIPLMQHGRLRTGSFSLPVSVEKPPPSYSVLTPDVQLPGMKWVDNHKGVFNVEVTAASSVHTQDPHLDKFFTLVYVLEEYSFPFRLKDVIITEANMEGELKASMAALRGALLDTCVRFLHQLLNKLIQLIVYPPVIAGQIVNLGRAAFETMALLVNQMHKNLEGIQDQHGRNNLLVSYIHYCFRLPTAEPTISPTGGPQSYEMPMQYATLSRATARPSSLHLSRSKSISNSNPDLASTPVSPDEEVQRIIGNKGIDRSHSWVNSAYAPGGSRSVLRRNPNSSCELKQANDRGCNRMSAYLDSVALFSVPTRQIIKKLLHEELALQWVVSTSTVREAALQQAWFFFQLMTKSMTHHLFLTSKLDIPRRQRFPDRFVDDIAALVCAISADIASRHQKDVELVERLNSSLAFFLNDLLSLVDRGFVFNLIRSYHKQIANKLHTAQNPSSLNALRMDFTRIVCSHEHYVVLNLPCSTLSPPASPSPSTSSTTSQSSAFSSMVQDQGVATMFELSVPFRQQHFLSGLLLSELSLILDPEGEGVFFLHKKAICAIHSLLCSHDADSRYSDPQVRAHIAQLYLPLLPIVMETLHQLHDFLDSSPARARHASAHADDADPDGSNTISQSVAMAIAGSPLPHAKANAFALPTVAGRQSSSLSAECSRTLLVCFLWVLKNADAALLERWVSDLSVLQINRLLDLLHLCLSCFEYKGKKSLERINSLTFKKSQDMKARLEEAILGTIGARQEMVRRCRGMLYESISVCVSVAQSLFEVFTHLCSWKFHRFTLPERSPYGSQENVRWRKNVTHWRQNTDRVDKTKAEVEQESVVDGNLATEASLIVLDTLEIVVKTVVASELKESVLGGVLRVLLHSMAGNQSALFLQHCFITQRALVFKFPEMLFEEDTELCADLCLRLLRHCSSSVGSVRSHASASLYLLMRQNFEIGNNFARVKMQVTMSLSSLVGTSQNFNEEHLRRSLKTILTYAEEDLELRDTPFPEQVQDLVFNLHMILTDTVKMKEHQQDPEMLIDLMYRIAKGYQNSPDLRLTWLQNMAGKHSERGNHAEAAHCLVHSAALVAEYLNMLEDCRYLPIGCVTFQNISSNVLEESAVSDDVLSPEEEGICAGKYFSESGLVGLLEQAAASFNMAAMYEAINEVYKILLPIHEANRDFKKLATVHGKLQDAFNKVYNQSSGWERMFGTYFRVGFYGCRFGDLDEQEFVYKEPSITKLAEISHRLEEFYSEKFGDEVVEIIKDSSPVDRTKLDPNKAYLQITYVEPYFDTYELKERITYFDKNYNLRTFMYCTPFTLDGRAHGDLHDQYKRKTTLTTSHAFPYIKTRINVMHKEEIILVPMEVAIEDMQKKTQELAFATNQDPPDSKMLQMVLQGSVGTTVNQGPLEVAQVFLSDIPNDPKLFRHHNKLRLCFKDFTKRCEDALRKNKALIGPDQKEYHRELERNYNKLKEALGPLINRKIPQLYRTLPAQTTQTQRNSYSRSSLRRVDC